The nucleotide window GGAATGCTGCGGGCTGTCGTCACCACGCGCGCGCCGGCATCGCGCAGCCGTGCCACCACCGCCGCGCCGATGCCCTTGGTGCCGCCCGTCACGAGCGCGCGCTTGCCCTCAAGGCCGAGATCGAAGCTCATGCGGTGATCTCCAGCTGGGCAATCTGCTCGCCCTCCAGCACGAAGGCGTAGCGCAGATCGACCGGGCTGCCGGGGAAGTTTCCCGCAACATGCGCGCGGACGACGATGGCGCCCGCCGCCTCGTCCACCGCGAAAGGCTCGGTCGTGTAGCTGAACTTGCCGGAGGCTTCCGTCTTCCATCGGCGGATGGCCTCCCGGCCCGTATGGGTCTGGCGCTCGTCCGTGACGACCGCGTCCTCAGTAAAGCAGCGGGCGACGGCATCGCCATCGCCCTGGTCGGCGGCGAAATAGGCCGCGATGGGGGCTGG belongs to Stappia indica and includes:
- a CDS encoding nuclear transport factor 2 family protein encodes the protein MPVSLPAPIAAYFAADQGDGDAVARCFTEDAVVTDERQTHTGREAIRRWKTEASGKFSYTTEPFAVDEAAGAIVVRAHVAGNFPGSPVDLRYAFVLEGEQIAQLEITA